One Coturnix japonica isolate 7356 chromosome 20, Coturnix japonica 2.1, whole genome shotgun sequence genomic window carries:
- the NCOA6 gene encoding nuclear receptor coactivator 6 isoform X3, protein MVLDDLPNVGDTCASLYSSAMEDLEVDLDSGLEEDELKQEVAPEDSTIFVAFKGDIGDRDFEQKLSVILENVPGLLHMESNKLKLQKIEPWNSVRVTFNIPREAAERLRILAQNNNQQLRDLGILSVQIEGEGAINLALAQNRSQDVRINGPLGANNSVRMETGFPMQGGQGLIRMSNAAAVMMSQSGSVPSSMVAGGASTELQPRTPRPSSQPDAMDPLLSGLNIQQQNHPSGSLAPQLHSMQSVPVNRQMNSANFQQLQQQTQLQTRPPQPHQQPQQGIRPSFTSPAQVPVPPGWNQLPSGALQPPPTQGALGTLTVNQGWKKAPLPGQMQQQLQARPSLATVQTPTHPPPPYPFGSQQASQAHTNFPQMSNPGQFTAPQMKSLQGGPSRVPTPLQQPHLTNKSPASSPSSFQQGSPASSPTVNQTQQQMGPRPPQSSTLPQGFQQTVSSPSRNPMVQQGNVPPNFMVMQQQNQGPQGLHSGLGGMPKRLPPGFPAGQANQSFMQGQVPSTAPGTPVNSGAPQLQTSQNVQHAGGQGSGPPQNQMQAPHGPPNMMQTNLMGLHGGMNNQQAGASGVPQVNMGNIQGQPQQGPQSQLMGMHQQIVSSQGQMVNIQAQGSMNPQNQMILSRTQLMPQGQMMVTPQNQNLGPSPQRMTPPKQMISQQGQQMMSTHNQMMGPQGQVLLQPNSMMEQMMTTQMQGNKQPFNTQNQSSVMSGPAQLMRGPTPNMQGNMVQFTGQMMSQQGPVNGNPSQVMGIQGQVLRPTGPGPHMSQQLGDTTTAANNDVNMTQMLPDVPVQQSNMVPSHMQTMQGNNSTSGSHFSGHGLPFNSGFSGTPNGNQIPCGQNPGFPVNKDVTLTSPLLVNLLQSDISAGHFGVNNKPNSQNASKPKKKKPPRKKKTNQQLEQTNSSEPRSGSLEESDQSSASGDQGINLDNSGPKLSDFGSRPPGYPSQPVEQRPLQQMPPQLMPHTQQPQQLQQQPQLPSQQAQAPPQTPQQQQQMMMMLMMQQDSKSVRLPVPQGVHPPRGPLNPDAQRMPMQQSGNMPVMVNLQGPGSVPLSPDKQRISLPGNPSLGGNARKMVYQDNVQNPSSSPLGEVSSVSSLPEGGGTEGPTASGAQNNLTSHLVVSQNQLMMTGAKPGPSPLSTTPGASPQQQSNSLPGSLAHHFPNVATPSQTSRPKTPNRASPRPYYPQTPNNRPPSTEPSEISLSPERLNASIAGLFPPQINIPLPPRPNLSRGFDQQGLNPTTLKAIGQAPSNLTINNQSSFASPQSHKLESVVVNSGKQTNAGGTKRASPSNSRRSSPGSSRKTTPSPGRQNSKAAKLSLTTPQNPSLLQNVDMQRNIMVGPASLPTPVTTSFQNNNMLSNQSPAVSAPAMTGLPEDNKESLSVPQDNECQSAQTVQGNKDQPSIELKGVPTPEIKMLVPGEQSKKDGQALDTGKLPALEESKTMVSPAMREAPTSLSQLLDNSGAPNVTIKPPGLTGLEMAPVVTTVEEIKKVAVIPPLQDASSSKEPSNSLSLPQSNEPCSNPGLQEPGEINSNVTQSVTPVMQRPVSSSISTPLPPNQITVFVTSNPITSSANTSAPLPSHLQPALVSTVVTMPNVGNKVMVSEGQSAAQSNARPQFITPVFINSSSIIQVMKGSQPSTIPTAPMTSNSSLMPQSVAVVGPLHIPQNIKFSSAPAPPSTSSSSPAPSIPTSRPLVLNPLTPPVQLPSPATTTSNVPSHLPAQPAKDSSPEEAASQSSGSSDQCPVTATQPGPVVSPLLTSSPGPGNRRSPVSSSKGKGKVDKIGQLLLTKACKKVTGSLEKGEEQYTLDGEAEGQGPETSVPSSSGTEQSPAELDNKTVTHPAPSHTKQSTSGPGNMSVSTAAAVSASVSPGLTTSTPTSSLSVVTTPAIPELAPATPSTNGSNHGSLPAEQTGGGLVEDKTETHQELLQNAASSQHLTQKKSSVATSESTVQRTELETNAPVVAGQRLQ, encoded by the exons AATCCAACAAGttaaagctgcagaaaatagaGCCCTGGAACAGCGTACGTGTCACCTTTAACATACCCCGTGAAGCAGCGGAGCGGCTGCGCATTCTGGCTCAGAATAATAACCAGCAGCTCCGTGATTTGGGGATTCTCTCAGTTCAGATCGAAG GGGAAGGTGCTATCAACTTAGCTTTAGCTCAAAATAGAAGCCAAGATGTCCGAATCAATGGGCCCCTGGGAGCAAACAACTCAGTACGAATGGAAACTGGATTTCCCATGCAAGGGGGACAAG gtttaATAAGAATGAGCAATGCTGCAGCCGTTATGATGTCCCAGAGTGGAAGCGTACCGTCCTCTATGGTAGCAGGTGGTGCTAGTACAGAGCTGCAGCCAAGAACACCTCGACCTTCCTCACAGCCAG ATGCAATGGACCCACTTTTATCTGGGCTAAATATCCAGCAGCAAAATCATCCATCTGGATCTTTAGCTCCACAGCTCCATTCAATGCAATCAGTTCCTGTAAACAGGCAAATGAACTCAGCCAACTTTCAGCAACTACAGCAACAAACACAGTTGCAGACACGTCCTCCCCAGCCACATCAGCAGCCACAACAGGGTATTCGACCTTCGTTTACTTCACCAGCACAGGTTCCGGTTCCCCCTGGCTGGAACCAGCTTCCTTCAGGAGCACTTCAGCCTCCTCCAACCCAGGGAGCACTGGGTACATTGACAGTAAACCAGGGTTGGAAAAAGGCCCCATTACCTGGACAAATGCAGCAGCAACTTCAAGCAAGACCATCTCTAGCCACAGTACAAACTCCTACTCATCCTCCACCTCCATATCCTTTCGGAAGCCAGCAAGCTTCCCAAGCTCACACAAACTTTCCCCAAATGAGCAATCCTGGCCAGTTTACTGCTCCTCAAATGAAAAGCCTTCAGGGAGGGCCCTCGCGCGTTCCTACACCACTACAACAACCCCACTTGACCAACAAGTCTCCTGcatcctctccctcctccttccagcAGGGATCCCCTGCATCATCTCCAACAGTTAACCAGACGCAGCAGCAGATGGGACCAAGGCCTCCCCAAAGTAGCACGCTTCCCCAGGGATTTCAGCAGACTGTCAGTTCTCCTAGTCGTAATCCTATGGTGCAGCAGGGGAACGTACCTCCCAACTTCATGGTgatgcagcagcaaaaccaagGTCCACAAGGTTTACACTCTGGCTTAGGAG GAATGCCCAAGCGCCTCCCTCCCGGGTTCCCTGCGGGCCAAGCTAACCAGAGCTTCATGCAAGGTCAGGTGCCTTCCACAGCACCGGGAACACCGGTGAACAGCGGAGCTCCACAGCTACAAACCAGCCAAAATGTGCAGCACGCAG gtgGCCAAGGATCTGGGCCTCCTCAAAATCAGATGCAAGCACCACATGGCCCACCGAATATGATGCAGACCAATTTAATGGGGCTTCATGGAGGTATGAACAACCAGCAGGCTGGTGCTAGTGGAGTGCCGCAAGTTAACATGGGCAACATACAGGGACAGCCTCAACAAGGACCACAGTCTCAGCTTATGGGAATGCATCAGCAAATTGTATCCTCTCAAGGACAGATGGTAAATATTCAGGCTCAGGGATCGATGAACCCTCAGAACCAGATGATACTTTCTCGAACTCAGCTCATGCCACAAGGCCAAATGATGGTAACACCACAAAATCAAAATCTTGGTCCCTCACCCCAAAGGATGACCCCACCCAAACAGATGATTtcccagcagggacagcagatGATGTCTACACACAATCAGATGATGGGACCTCAAGGTCAGGTCTTGTTACAGCCAAACTCGATGATGGAACAGATGATGACCACTCAAatgcaaggaaataaacagcCTTTTAATACTCAAAACCAGTCCAGTGTTATGTCGGGGCCAGCTCAACTGATGAGAGGACCAACTCCAAACATGCAAGGAAATATGGTGCAGTTCACTGGGCAGATGATGTCTCAGCAAGGCCCTGTGAATGGTAACCCTTCTCAGGTTATGGGAATACAAGGGCAAGTTTTAAGACCTACTGGGCCTGGACCCCATATGTCTCAGCAACTTGGGGATACTACTACTGCAGCAAATAATGACGTGAACATGACACAGATGTTACCTGATGTTCCCGTGCAGCAGTCAAACATGGTGCCTTCCCATATGCAAACAATGCAAGGAAACAACAGCACTTCGGGGAGTCACTTCTCTGGCCATGGGCTGCCGTTCAATTCTGGGTTTAGTGGAACGCCAAATGGGAATCAGATTCCCTGTGGACAGAATCCTGGTTTTCCTGTCAATAAAGATGTCACGCTCACAAGTCCACTCTTGGTTAACCTTCTGCAAAGCGATATATCGGCAGGGCACTTTGGTGTGAACAACAAACCAAATAGTCAGAATGCCAGTAAGCCTAAAAAGAAGAAGCctccaaggaaaaagaaaactaatcaGCAACTGGAACAAACAAA ctcttcagaacCGCGTTCAGGCAGCCTGGAGGAGAGCGATCAGTCATCAGCATCTGGAGATCAAGGAATCAACTTAGACAATTCAGGCCCTAAACTTTCAGACTTTGGAAGCAGGCCGCCAG GTTATCCTTCTCAGCCGGTGGAACAAAGACCACTTCAGCAGATGCCACCTCAACTCatgccacacacacagcagccacagcagctgcaacagcagccacagctgccaTCACAGCAAGCTCAGGCACCACCACAAACACcgcagcaacagcagcagatgatgATGATGCTTATGATGCAGCAGGATTCCAAATCAGTCAGGCTTCCTGTACCACAAGGAGTTCATCCACCTCGAGGGCCTCTGAATCCAGATGCACAACGAATGCCCATGCAGCAGAGCGGTAACATGCCAGTAATGGTCAATCTACAAGGCCCTGGATCTGTGCCTCTGTCTCCTGATAAACAGAGGATTTCCTTGCCAGGCAATCCTTCTCTGGGAGGTAATGCAAGAAAAATGGTTTATCAAGATAATGTACAGAATCCTTCCAGCTCACCTCTGGGAGAGGTTTCATCCGTATCTTCCCTTCCAGAAGGAGGTGGAACGGAAGGCCCCACAGCATCAGGAGCTCAGAATAATTTGACATCTCATTTAGTAGTTTCACAGAACCAATTAATGATGACGGGAGCTAAACCTGGACCATCCCCGCTTTCAACCACCCCAGGCGCAAGTCCTCAGCAGCAATCTAATTCTCTGCCTGGATCTCTTGCACACCATTTTCCTAACGTTGCTACCCCATCACAAACATCAAGGCCTAAAACCCCAAACAGAGCAAGCCCAAGGCCATACTATCCTCAGACTCCTAATAACCGCCCACCTAGCACAGAACCCTCAGAAATAAGCCTGTCTCCAGAGAGACTCAATGCTTCTATAGCTGGTCTTTTCCCTCCCCAAATTAATATTCCTTTACCTCCCAGACCTAATCTCAGTAGAGGATTTGATCAGCAGGGTCTTAATCCTACTACTTTGAAGGCTATTGGACAAGCCCCATCAAATCTCACAATTAACAATCAGTCCAGTTTTGCTTCTCCACAGTCACACAAATTGGAAAGTGTTGTTGTTAATTCAGGAAAGCAAACCAATGCTGGAGGAACAAAGAGAGCAAGTCCAAGCAATAGTCGAAGGTCCAGTCCTGGATCCAGCAGGAAAACAACACCAAGTCCTGGTAGACAGaattcaaaagcagcaaaattatCGTTGACTACTCCACAGAATCCATCTCTCTTGCAGAATGTAGATATGCAGAGGAATATAATGGTTGGTCCTGCTTCCTTGCCAACACCTGTTACTACAAGTTTTCAGAATAATAACATGCTAAGTAATCAGAGTCCAGCAGTTTCTGCACCTGCTATGACTGGCCTTCCTGAAGACAATAAGGAGAGCCTCAGTGTTCCTCAAGATAATGAATGTCAAAGTGCACAAACTGTCCAGGGTAACAAAGACCAGCCCAGCATTGAACTGAAAGGTGTCCCAactccagaaataaaaatgctggtTCCAGGGGAGCAGTCAAAAAAGGATGGGCAGGCCTTAGACACGGGTAAGCTTCCAGCTTTGGAGGAAAGTAAAACCATGGTATCTCCGGCTATGAGGGAAGCACCAACTTCTTTAAGTCAACTTCTTGATAATTCTGGAGCTCCTAATGTAACCATTAAGCCCCCAGGACTGACTGGTCTTGAAATGGCACCAGTAGTCACCACTGTGGAAGAGATAAAAAAGGTAGCTGTCATTCCTCCACTGCAAGATGCATCCTCTAGCAAAGAGCCATCTAATTCACTTAGTTTGCCTCAAAGTAATGAACCCTGTTCAAATCCAGGACTTCAGGAACCGGGAGAAATAAACTCAAATGTTACGCAGAGTGTTACTCCAGTAATGCAAAGGCCTGTCAGTTCTTCTATTTCAACTCCCTTACCGCCCAACCAGATAACAGTTTTTGTAACTTCAAACCCCATTACATCTTCTGCTAATACATCAGCACCATTGCCATCTCACTTGCAACCTGCATTAGTGTCTACTGTTGTCACAATGCCTAACGTAGGAAACAAAGTAATGGTTTCCGAGGGACAGTCGGCAGCTCAGTCTAATGCACGGCCGCAGTTCATTACACCTGTTTTTATAAACTCTTCCTCAATAATTCAGGTTATGAAAGGCTCTCAACCAAGTACAATTCCCACAGCCCCCATGACATCGAATTCTAGCCTAATGCCTCAATCAGTTGCAGTTGTGGGCCCTTTACATATACCCCAGAACATCAAGTTTTCCTCTGCACCTGCTCCTCCGAGCACATCCTCTAGCAGCCCTGCTCCTAGTATTCCCACGAGCCGGCCACTCGTTCTTAATCCCTTGACACCCCCTGTTCAGCTGCCATCTCCTGCTACAACTACTTCAAATGTTCCTTCACATCTTCCTGCTCAGCCAGCAAAAGACTCGAGCCCTGAAGAAGCTGCTTCTCAGAGCAGTGGATCAAGTGACCAGTGCCCCGTTACAGCCACGCAGCCTGGACCTGTGGTTTCACCTCTTCTTACTAGTAGTCCAGGACCCGGGAACAGACGAAGTCCTGTTTCTTCTAgtaaaggaaagggaaaagtagACAAAATTGGCCAACTCCTTCTGACAAAAGCATGCAAGAAAGTCACTGGCTCCCTTGAGAAAGGGGAAGAGCAGTACACCTTGGATGGAGAAGCAGAAGGTCAGGGGCCAGAAACATCTGTCCCAAGTAGCTCGGGAACAGAGCAATCACCAGCAGAACTAGACAATAAAACTGTGACACATCCAGCACCCAGTCATACAAAACAGAGCACTTCTGGGCCTGGCAATATGagtgtcagcactgctgctgctgtttctgcttctgtatctCCAGGCTTAACAACAAGCACTCCTACAAGTTCACTGTCAGTGGTAACCACTCCAGCAATCCCAGAGCTTGCACCTGCAACACCAAGCACAAATGGCAGTAACCATGGCAGCTTACCAGCTGAGCAGACTGGGGGTGGCTTGGTGGaggacaaaacagaaacacatcaGGAACTGCTACAAAATGCAG